TACACTGTACCCGTAGATCCGAAACGCACCGTGGTAACAGGGATGACCCGAGATGGAACATTTTGGGTTGAAAAGGGAGAAGTAGCCTATCCGGTGAAAAATCTCCGTTTCACTCAAAATTATGTGAAAGCTTTTGCAGCGGCCGAGGCCGTTGCTTCATATGCTCGCCTCGTCCCAACCGATATGGGAGGGGTGAGAGCTCCAGCAATAAAAATAGCTGAATTTGAATTCACTGGAGTTACAGAGTTCTAAAGTTCCCAAAGGAGGGAAAATATGAAAGTCACCTTGAGCGTGATAAAGGCCGATATTGGGGGCCTTGTGGGACATTGCTATATCCACCCCGACCTTCTGGAAATCGGGGAAGAGTCCCTCAAAAAAGCTCGCAATGAAGGTCTCGTTATGGATTACCATATTACAGCGGTTGGCGATGACTTGCAGCTTATTATCACCCACAACAAAGGCGTTAATGCTGAACCAATTCACCGTTTAGCCTGGGAAACCTTCGAAAAGGCCGCAGCCAGGGCCAAAGAGTTAAAGCTATACGGGGCCGGGCAAGATCTCATAAAGGAGGCCTTTAGCGGAAATATAAGAGGTATGGGGCCTGGCCTGGCCGAGATGGAATTTGAAGAACGTCCTTCGGAACCCATTATTATCTTCATAGCTGATAAAACCTCCGCAGGCGCCTGGAATCTTCCGCTTTACCGAATTTTCGCCGACCCCTTTAACACCATCGGTCTGGTAATTTCCCCATCAATGCATGATGGGTTCGCTTTTGAAGTCCACGATGTAAAAGCAGGAACGAAAGTTCTGCTCAAATGCCCTGAAGAGCTCTATGATCTTCTTTTGTTAATTGGTTCTCCATCCCGGTATGCGATAAAAGCCGTATACCACAAAGCCACAGGCGAGATCGCGGCTGTATCTTCTACCGAACGTCTTTCCCTCATTGCCGGACGCTACGTCGGGAAAGATGACCCGGTATGCGTGGTGAGATGCCAGCATGAATTTCCAGCGGTTGGGGAGGTGCTGGAGCCATTCGCTTTCCCCCACCTGGTTGAGGGATGGATGAGGGGTTCCCACCACGGTCCCCTTATGCCGGTAGCCTTGCGCAATGCTACTCCCACTCGCTTTGATGGTCCCCCAAGGGTGGTAGCTCTGGGCTTCCAGTTAACTCAAGGGCATTTAATCGGACCAAAAGACCTGTTTGACGATCCCAGTTTTGACGAAGCGCGACGTTTCTGCAACGCCGTAGCCGATTACCTTCGCCGCCATGGGCCCTTCGAGCCCCATCGCCTTCCTATGGAAGAGATGGAATACACAACTTTGCCCCAGGTCCTGGCGAAGTTAAAAGACCGCTTTGAAGAAATCTAAACCTTAGCCAGAGTAATTTCATCTGAAGCATATGGACCTATATCCGCATCTATGGCATTTTGAGCTTTCTTTCACTTCTGGCTCCTGGCCCAGGGTTAAAGTCTTTCGCATCTCTTCCACAATTTTAAGAAGCTCGGCCTTAAGAGCTGGCGTATACTTTACACAAAAATGCCCATCTCGATAAGCTATAATGCCGTAAGGGGGGACAAAACCTGTGTTTTCCTCTACAAGGAGACAATAGGCTACGAGCTGAAATACATGAGAAGCATAGGGGGAATGGGGAGAGCGCCCGGACTTGATTTCCACGGGGATGAATTGGCCTTTTTCCTGGAAAAGGTAATCTGGCCGGCCCACAAGACGATGGCGGGGAGAAAAAAGTTCACGCTCGCACCGGCTCCATTTCTGCGAATCAGCTATATGAAGTTTCCCGCGAGGTAACCCCATGGCTTTCTTTTTTAAAGTTACCAGGGCTAGAATACCCAGAGCAAGCAACAACAGCGAAAGCCCCAAAAGAAGCACGCTTCCCTCCCGCTCCAAATTGCTATTTACTCTACTGCTCGCCTTTATTTTAGCATTAAATGTGACTTTTACCCAACGTATCTTTACTTCTCGTTTTCCCGGAGCTAACGATTTTTTCTCCCGCTGGGAGGGAGCGAGGGTTTTCTGGCAAGAAGGGCTCAGCCCCTATTCCCAGGAAGCCACTCTCTCCATTCAGAGGGGAATCTACGGCAGACCAGCATACCCCTATGAAGATCAGGGCCTGTTCGTTTACCCATTTTATACCGTTTTCTTTCTTTTCCCGTTAGTATGGTTCCCCTATTCTTGGGTTCAAGCCTTCTGGATGGTGCTTCTGGAATTTTTGTTGCTGACAGGATTTTGGCTTTGTATTGATCTGTTCCGGTGGCGTCCTCCCTTGACTCTTCTGGCCCTGACCGGCCTATGGACCATTCTTTTTTACTATCACGCCAGAGCCATAATCCTGGGTCAGTTTGCTGTGGTGGTTTTCTTTTTCCTGGCTCTTTCCCTTTGGGCTTTAAGTAAGCGCAAGGACTTCTTAGCTGGTGCCTCGCTGGCCCTTACTACTTTTAAGCCCCAGATGGTTTTCCTGGCTATCCCCTTTCTCCTCCTGTGGTCTGGCTATAAGAAGCGGTGGAGTGTAATTAAAGGTTTCACCGGGGTTATGGCCTTGCTCTTAGGACTTTCCTGGATTGCGGAACCCCACTGGTTCCAGGGATTTTTAAGCCAGGTCAGAGCTTACCCGGCTTATACGATTTTTGGCTCACCGCTCTGGATTTTAACTTCTTATTACTTTCCCGCCCTCGGAAAACCAGTTGAAGTCATTCTAACCCTGGCATTGCTTATCCTTCTGGGTTACTTCTGGGCCTTAGTTCTCAAAACTGAAAACGAATTTGTTTTCCATCAGGCCTTTGGCCTCACCCTCGTGGTGACTAATTTGATAGCTCCTCGCACTGCCACCACTAATTATGTCGTTTTCCTCATCCCCATCTGCTTTCTCTTTTCTCTTACGCGCCGTCACCTTTGGATTGCCCTGGGGGAAATTTTGAGCCTTCCGGCTTTCTGGGCTCTTTTTATCCTGACGGTGAAGGGAGATTTTGAACAGCCTCCTATGTATATCCCTCCGCCTTTCATCCTCCTGGCGGCTCTTCTGATTCAAAGCAGCCGCTTTCGCATGGCTTTCAGGATTTAACCCCTGATCCTGACTTCCCGTGGCGGAAGAGGTCATTTACTCCAGACTCCGCCTCACGTTCAGGGAAGCAATCGTGAGGATCACTATGCCCAGCAGTAAAAGCGTTAAAATTCTGGGCCAAAGCTCAAAGAAGCCGGCCCCTTTCAGCATTATGCTGCGTATTATAAAAAGGTAATGCTGAAGAGGGACGAAAAAGGCTATAATCCTGAGGTGGGTGGGCAGGTTTTTAATGGGGACGATAAATCCTGAAAAGGCTACATCTACCATAACCTGGATGAAAACGAAGAGGATGGCTTGTTGAGGATTGCGAGCCAGAGTTGATAGAGCAAGTCCCCATCCTGATTCTACCACTAAGAATAAGGCGGTAATAGCACCCAGCAGGGCTAAAGATCCCCTGAAGGGGACTCCATAAACTTTTGTAGCCAAAAGCAATAACAGCCAGAAGTTTACAAAGCCAGCCAGGAAAGCCACGAGTCCCTTGCCCAATATTATTTCTTCCCGACGCAGAGGACTTACCATAAGCTGTTCTATCGTACCCATCTCCCGTTCTCTCACAAGGCTGAGGGAGGCTATGGCAATGGTTATCTGATAGACGATAAAGCCCACCATAGCTGGCAAAGTGAAATGACGAACATCGTAAGTAGGGTTGAAAAGTATGCGGGTTTCCAGTTTTACTTTGTCTTCGGCTCTGATTCCGGTTTCCCGCAATTTACCGCTGGAGAAGGCATCAATTGCTTCATAGAGCCCTGAAAGTCCTAAGGATGCCGGAGTAACTGAGGAGCCATCCAGGAGAACGTAGATTTCAAATTCGCGCGATATTATAAGCCCCAAAGTAGCTTCACCCCTGGAAATTAGTTCCTCAAGCTTTTCCTGGCTTTCGGGATAAAAGACCACTTTGAGCCTGTGGGTTTCGTCAATTACCTTTACAAGTTCCCGGCTTGCCTTTGATTTATGTAGGTCCAGAACTGCTACGGGGATATCTTTTATCTCCCTACCGGTGGCTCTGGTCATCAAGGCGAACTCGAACATAGGGATAAGGAGGATGAAAAAGGTAAGGAGGATGTTGCGGCGCAGCTGTATAAATTCCTTCCAAATAAGGCTCACAATCCCCATATTTAACCGACCCTCTTCCGGAAGGAAGCGAAGCCAAGGCCGATAGAGATAAAACCAATAATCGCTAACATCAGGGCTGGTTCTATTAGTTGAGCGATTCCAAGCCCTTTAAGCATTACGCCTCTGCACACTTTTATGAAGTGAGTTGTGCACAGAGCATAGGAGGCCAGAAGATCAAGGGGCGATTCTTCTCTGAGCGGTAGCACAAGGCCAGCTATGAAGAAACTGGGCACTATGAAGTAAAGGAGGGTTAAAAACATGGTAGACTGCTGGTTTT
This genomic interval from Anaerolineae bacterium contains the following:
- a CDS encoding fructose-1,6-bisphosphatase, which codes for MKVTLSVIKADIGGLVGHCYIHPDLLEIGEESLKKARNEGLVMDYHITAVGDDLQLIITHNKGVNAEPIHRLAWETFEKAAARAKELKLYGAGQDLIKEAFSGNIRGMGPGLAEMEFEERPSEPIIIFIADKTSAGAWNLPLYRIFADPFNTIGLVISPSMHDGFAFEVHDVKAGTKVLLKCPEELYDLLLLIGSPSRYAIKAVYHKATGEIAAVSSTERLSLIAGRYVGKDDPVCVVRCQHEFPAVGEVLEPFAFPHLVEGWMRGSHHGPLMPVALRNATPTRFDGPPRVVALGFQLTQGHLIGPKDLFDDPSFDEARRFCNAVADYLRRHGPFEPHRLPMEEMEYTTLPQVLAKLKDRFEEI
- a CDS encoding DUF2029 domain-containing protein; the protein is MLFTLLLAFILALNVTFTQRIFTSRFPGANDFFSRWEGARVFWQEGLSPYSQEATLSIQRGIYGRPAYPYEDQGLFVYPFYTVFFLFPLVWFPYSWVQAFWMVLLEFLLLTGFWLCIDLFRWRPPLTLLALTGLWTILFYYHARAIILGQFAVVVFFFLALSLWALSKRKDFLAGASLALTTFKPQMVFLAIPFLLLWSGYKKRWSVIKGFTGVMALLLGLSWIAEPHWFQGFLSQVRAYPAYTIFGSPLWILTSYYFPALGKPVEVILTLALLILLGYFWALVLKTENEFVFHQAFGLTLVVTNLIAPRTATTNYVVFLIPICFLFSLTRRHLWIALGEILSLPAFWALFILTVKGDFEQPPMYIPPPFILLAALLIQSSRFRMAFRI
- a CDS encoding ABC transporter permease yields the protein MGIVSLIWKEFIQLRRNILLTFFILLIPMFEFALMTRATGREIKDIPVAVLDLHKSKASRELVKVIDETHRLKVVFYPESQEKLEELISRGEATLGLIISREFEIYVLLDGSSVTPASLGLSGLYEAIDAFSSGKLRETGIRAEDKVKLETRILFNPTYDVRHFTLPAMVGFIVYQITIAIASLSLVREREMGTIEQLMVSPLRREEIILGKGLVAFLAGFVNFWLLLLLATKVYGVPFRGSLALLGAITALFLVVESGWGLALSTLARNPQQAILFVFIQVMVDVAFSGFIVPIKNLPTHLRIIAFFVPLQHYLFIIRSIMLKGAGFFELWPRILTLLLLGIVILTIASLNVRRSLE
- the cas4 gene encoding CRISPR-associated protein Cas4, with product MLLLGLSLLLLALGILALVTLKKKAMGLPRGKLHIADSQKWSRCERELFSPRHRLVGRPDYLFQEKGQFIPVEIKSGRSPHSPYASHVFQLVAYCLLVEENTGFVPPYGIIAYRDGHFCVKYTPALKAELLKIVEEMRKTLTLGQEPEVKESSKCHRCGYRSICFR